One Ricinus communis isolate WT05 ecotype wild-type chromosome 7, ASM1957865v1, whole genome shotgun sequence genomic region harbors:
- the LOC8269124 gene encoding signaling peptide TAXIMIN 2, with translation MGDCRPLGFLLGLPFALIALVLSLVGAVIWVIGTVLSCLCPCCVCCAGLANLAMGIIKLPFKVLKWFTEQIPC, from the exons atggGAGATTGCAGGCCATTGGGTTTCTTGCTTGGGTTGCCATTTGCTTTGATTGCTCTGGTTTTATCTCTTGTGGGTGCAGTTATCTGGGTTATTGG GACCGTGTTGAGTTGCTTGTGCCCTTGCTGTGTGTGTTGTGCTGGTCTGGCGAATTTGGCAATGGGCATCATAAAGCTTCCATTTAAAGTGCTCAAATGGTTCACCGAACAGATTCCTTGTTAG